DNA sequence from the Melitaea cinxia chromosome 25, ilMelCinx1.1, whole genome shotgun sequence genome:
GCCGGAGTACCGCCTACCAGGGCCCCTTTGAAAACTCCCGTGGGCCTTTTGACGAAACTGCCTAGCTTGGACCTTCCACGTTTTGATGGTCGTTTGGACAAGTGGATGGGGTTCATTGGCCTATTTGAGAGCCTCGTGGACTCGAGGGAGGATTTGGGCCCCTCTCAAAAGTTGGCCTATCTGCTCTCCGTGCTTGATGGAGAGGCGAGGGGCTTTGTGCAGCATCTCCCAATATGCGACGGGAGCTATGAAGTTGCACGGTCATTGCTCACCAAGCGCTATCATAATCAGCGCTGTCTGGCCGATGCCCATATTGACCAGATTATGGACCTTCCCATCGTGAGCAATGCCCCCCAGTTGAGGACTGAGCTGCTCAACCCCCTCTTAATTGCCACTAACGCTCTCAACCGCTTGGGACTGCCGGTCGCCCAGTGGTCTTATTTGTTGCTGCGCATTGTACTTAAGCGGTTGCCAGTGTCCATGAGGACACGCTTTGAACAAGAGCACGCTAGGGATGAGGCATCTCCTCTCCCTACCTTTGACCAGCTATTGACGTTCTTGGAGAACGAGTGTCGCACGGGTGACGTTATGGTCGCCGTTGCGCCGGTGGGACCATCAAGCCCCAGGCCCACCAATCAACGGCGCACTGCCCAAACCACGCCAAAAGGAAAGGCGTCCCCCCGCTTTGCTGTCGCGCAGGCCGCGCGACCGGACTGCCGATTTTGTAAGTCCCAGGGCCACCGAACGGCGCAGTGCCAGGTGTTTGTAGCGCTGCACGTGTCCTCTCGTAGGCGGATTGCCAAGGCCCGAGGGTGGTGTTTCTCCTGCCTAGGGGACCACTACCAGCGCGCCTGCCCCGACACGCACCCGTGTCCTATTTGTGGAGGGCAGCATCTGAAGgtgcctaccttgaaatagagaaaaaaaaaataaaaataaaaatttgcatgtgtTTAGGCTTTCATTCATGAgaagatttattattacatatattttaagttaaagttttattgtataaagTTGCAACAcagtaaattagttttttacaaCTGGTATCACCGTTCCTGCCCAGGCGTCACTTTACTTGCAAGAGAGAATCGAAGCCATCAAAATGGAGTCGAATAATCCAGTaatcatttaacaaattattcatTATTCATATTCATGTAAGCGCAAACAAATTTTTGGCGACCGTGTGATTACGAATCTGCAAGATGAAcgattagaaaattaaaatcaacaataattaCCTAAAAAATTTTACATATCGCAATAATCAATAATCATAATCAAGATTCAAAATTCAAGATATACTTTAACTACTAATTAGAACCAAAGGCCTGATCCTGAAACAGCAGTCAATTCATTCATTTAATCAAGAACAATCATACTTGAAAAAATGATCGGAAGGGGCGGCTACGGCGTGACCTTAGCTTGGTGCGCAGAACCCATCGTGGACCACGCAGCTTACTAAGATAAGTGCCCTAAATTCCCTAAAATCCTTTTTCTATCCATTACATCATCCTATAACCAAATCCAGCTTCACTTGtgcaaattaaatacaaaaattgcaaGTATTAACATGTACGAAACACGTGTATTATCTACCTACATCCATTTTGTTAAAAGTTATGTTAcgtattaatttcattaaaaacagtTAAGAATCAACATTTTTAgacgtaaaatatttaattatttaataaaaccatAGTAAAACTAACAAAGAACTAttcaataaagtaaatttaatctttaagTTGCAGTAAAAGGTTACTTATTATAACAATAGATGAacagtattatatttttgttatttttatatacgagtTATACGaattaatgtaaaattgtaatacGAATTAACGTAATAGTGTTGACGGgaaatcatattaatttattcgcCGAATACTTCAGGATTTTCGAATGCTGCGCGTACGCTTGACGCTGGCCGACCGGTGCAGCTAGTGGATCAGCTGAGCGGTAACCAGTGCTTGCtgcgaacattttttttttgtttacgagcGGAGTCCTGAGCATCGTCGAATTGAGGAGCGtgagacattattttttttaactacctacttaatttattttcgatttGCCTATTCACTTCTTTgcatttagatatatttttttatttttattttcataatcacTTCACTTTATTTCAATTAAGTATTTGTATTGGTTTTgtaatagttataaatttaaataaccacAATGACCGAAGCTAGTAGTGTCTCAACGGTTAACGCAAAGGAGTTGAAGGATCTATGTGTAAGACGTAGTTCTGTAAAAGGCCgcattactaaatttaaaacttatttgaatTCTATTTCCTCGATTAGTTTGACGTCGCTTCAGATAGGCGAATTACAATTAAGGGTAGATAGAATTAAAAAACTGTCGGATGAATTTGATATGCTACAATCACGAATAGAAGTACTTAATTTTGAGAATATGACCAGCGAGCTTATCGAGCGTGATAATATTGAACAGGATTTTTGTATTACTATTGCAACGGGGCTACAAATAATTCAGAATAATCAGAAAGACACAAGTAACACTAGCTCGCCGCGCGAAGATCAAACTGTTCTTGAACATTCTTGTTGTAATCATGATCGTCACGAGGTCAACTTTAAGCTTCCACAAATTCAAATTGCCAAATTTGATGGGTCTTATTTCAGATGGTTGGATTTTCGGGATTCATTTTTATCACTAGTACATAATAATGATAGACTTCAGTCAAttcataaatttcattatttggtATCATATTTGGAGGGGGATGCTGCACGTATAGTTTCTAATATTGAAATATCCGAGGCAAATTATAACGATGCTTGGATTTTGCTTTGTGAGCGTTATGATAACAAAAAACAACTTATAACTCATCACCTCAGTGctctttttaacataaatacagTGGCTCGTGAATCAGAAAGATCActtcgatttttgatagatcaTGTAACAAAAAACCTTCGTGCTTTAGCTACTTTAGGCGAACCTACTGACAAGTGGGACACACTCATTATTCATATGGTATCCTCAAAATTAGACAATGTTACTATGGTTAAGTGGCAGGAATATCGTAATACATTGGATGATGTACCCACACTTAAACAATTTCACAAATTCTTATCCGATCGTTCAGATGTACTCGAAAGTTTAAATCGTAATAAACCAGATAAAATATTGTCACAGTCACGACCTGCAATTCCATTAattcgtaaaaataattttggtgAACGACAATTGAAATCTTTTGCAGCCACAAGTCAAATAAATTATCGCTGTGTTCTATGCAAAGGAGATCACCGAATATATAATTGTCCtatatttttaagcaaaaatGTTGAAGAACGCAAAATTGAAGTTTCTAAGTTAAACTTGTGTCCTAATTGCTTAAGATTTGGGCATTCAATTCGTGAATGCCACTTAGGACCTTGCCGTGAGTGTAATAAGAGACACAATACTCTTTTGCACATCaccaaaaataaaactagttCTAAAATTCCTACAGTAGAAAACGATAGTAATCTTAGTAATAATCATTCATTAGCAAATTTTTCTAAACAAAACTTTAATCAAATCATATTGTCTACAGCATTAATCAATGTAACAAATCCTAATACAAATCAAAGTAAAACAGTCCGCGCACTGCTGGACTGCGGCAGTCAATCGTCATTTATTACTCAATCTCTTAAACAATCATTGTCGCTAGATTCAAATCCAATTCATACAATCAACGTTATAGGCATAGGTAACAATTCTTGTGATAAAGTCACAGAGTCATGCAATTTGAAATTCAATTCATTAGTTAACAAAGATTTTAGTATTTCACTTTCATGTTTAGTACTAAAGAATCTTTCAGGAGAAATCCCTATTCAATCCATCAATATTCAGCAATTcaaattaccaaaaaacattCAGTTAGCAGACCCGACCTTTGATCAACCCGCACCAGTAGAAATTATTATTGGTGCCGATATATTTTGGGACATCTTAGGCTCTGAGCAGAGGTCTCTGGGCCCTAATAATCCTAAACTAAGAAGTTCCAAGCTAGGGTGGCTGATCGGAGGCCCTATCTCTACCTCTactaataatattcataaaagcAATTATAATCATTGTCTGTCTAACCTATCTTACTTCAACAAAATTGATTCACAATTATCTAAATTTTGGGAATTAGAATCAGTTCCCCAAGATCCAATATTATCTGATACAGATAAAGAATGCGAAAACCATTTTATTCGTCATACATACCGTCTCCCCACGGGTAGATTCTGTGTTAGGCTCCCATTAGCTAATACACCCGATGTGTTGGGCGATTCTTATACACTAGCGAAAAGGCGCTTCCTTAATTTAGAAAAGCGATTAAATAAGAAACCAGAAATGAAATCACAATATagcaattttattaatgaatatgCACAGTTAGGCCATTTGGAAAAAATATCAACGTCAAATCTAGGtacatcatattttttatgCCATCATGCTGTATTCAAAGCTAACAGTGAATCAACAAAATTACGAGTAGTTTTTGATGGATCTGCACGCACTTCCTCAGGTCTATCTGTAAATGACATACAGTTAAAGGGCCCAAATATTCAAGACTCTCTTTTTTCCATTTTGATTAGAGCCCGACAGTATAAATATCTCTTGACAGGGGACATAGAAAAAATGTACCGCCAGATTCTCCTTCATGAAGAGGATCGTAATCTGCAGCTCATACTGTGGAGAGAAGATGAGTCAAAACCTTTAGAAACGTATCGATTAAATACTGTCACTTACGGGTTTAAAAGTGCCAGCTATTTGAGTACTCGGTGCCTTTGGCAACTAGGGGAGGAATGCGATGACGATCTCATAAAAACAGTTATTCAACACGACTTTTACGTTGATGACCTAATAACTGGTGCAGATGAAGAAGATACTCTTCTCTATATACAGAAGTTCGTAGTTGAAGCACTTAGGAAGggatgttttaatttaagaaaatatagatCAAATTCAAAGGCAATTTATCAGTCTGATGTAGTCGATTCAAATGATAATTTAAGCATTAGTAATTCATTAAATACATTAGGGTTAGGTTGGAATTCCAATACAGATAATTTGCATGTTTCTATACAGATACCTTCAAGTAATGTGTTAACCAAAAGATtcatattatcatcatcatttaaaatttttgatccTCTTGGGTTATTGAGTCCATGCATAATCAaacctaaattattattacaacttTTATGGACTGAAAAACTAACTTGGGACGAACCAGTCTCTGATCATATTAATTTGGAATGGAAAAAATTTGCTGATAATTTGCATTGCTTAAAATCACTAGACATACCTAGACGCACACTTTGTGATTCACCATCATTCATTGAACTGCATTCTTTCAGCGATGCATCTCAGTCTGCATATGGGGCGTGCCTATATATGCGATCCCTTGACACTCTAGGTAATGTTACCGTTTCTTTGTTATGTGGAAAGTCCAAAGTGGCGCCAATAAAACCAATGACCATACCACGGCTTGAGCTGTGCGCCGCTTTATTGTCTGCAAGACTGGTAAAAACAACTATTGATTCTTTAAGATATCAAAATGTACGTCTTATTCATTGGTGTGACTCTAGTGTTGTCCTTGGGTGGCTCCGAGCCGACTtcagtaatttaaaaactttcgtAGCCAACCGAATTGTTGAAATTTGCGAGTTAACAGATGCTAATTCTTGGCGTTATGTTCCATCCTCTGAGAACCCTGCTGATCTTATATCAAGAGGAGTACAACCCAAtgaaattgttaatatgtcaTTGTGGTGGTCAGGGCCTTCATTTCTTTTAAAACCAGAGTGTGAATGgccacaattaattaaaaattcagaTTCTATTTTACCAGAGATAAAATCACATACAGCTACAATAAATTCAATGGATCCAgtcataaatatagaaaattactctaagcttaataaattaaaacgcaTAGTTGCATATGTAAAGCGATttctttataacataaaaaatcctaaaaataaaatagtcagTAAACTTACGATTGAAGAATTGAatgattcattttattatttatgtataacagCTCAAAAACAGCTATTTCCACAAGAATATGATTCGttaactaaaaacaaatttataaattctaaGTCAACCATTTTATCTTTGTCTCCATTTATTGATGCAAACGGTTTAATTAGAGTCGGTGGTCGTATAGATGCTTCTAATTTAAGCTATGATAGAAAGCACCCGATACTTTTACATGCCTCTCATCATCTTACCAAGCTCATTTTTGAAGATTGTCATTTACGAAATTTACATGCAGGCCCACAACTACTGCTCGCTTCTGTACGGGATCAGATATGGCCTATCAATGGTCGACGCTTAGCTAGAAGCACAGTTCAAAAGTGCATCACATGCAGACGGCTGCGAGGTAAAACTCTAAGTCCATTCATGGGAACTTTGCCATCACAACGTGTTACAGTCGATTTTCCGTTTCGTACTGTAGGCATCGACTTCGCGGGTCCATTTATGATACTAAATAGACGGGGTCGCGGAGCTCGgcttgtaaaatgttatttgtgTCTATTCATTTGCCTTCGCTACAAATGCATACATTTAGAAGCCGTCAGCGATTTAACCAAAGACGCATTCATAATGACTTTACGCCGTTTTATTGCTAGGCGTGGTAAGCCGCTGGAAATATTTTGTGACAATGGTCGCAATTTTGTAGGAGCAGCTAAAgaaattgctatttttttaaaatcctatTCTGATTCAGTGTTAGATTTTGCGATTGGAGaggaaataaaattcaaattctcACCATCTTATGCTCCTCATTTCGGCGGTGTCTGGGAGGCCGGCGTAAAATCGGCTAAATACCATGTTAAACGTGTTATGGGTAACACCCACTTAACTTTCGAAGAGATAAGCACACTATTTGCACAGGTGGAAGGTATCCTTAACAGTCGCCCGTTGTGTCCTTTATCCTCTAGTCCTAACGATTTTCTTCCCCTTTCTCCAGGGCACTTTCTTATTGGACGACCAATCACTGCATTACCTGCACCTGAGCTAGTGGAACAGAAGACGACCGCACTCCAACGATATGCTCGTCTTGAACAAATAAGGCAACATTTCTGGCAGCGCTGGCACAAAGAATACATCTCGGAACTGCAACAACGTTCCAAGTGGCGAACAAAGTATGGACCAGTTTTGAAGATTGGAGATTTGGTCCTACTTCAAGAGGAAAACTTGCCTCCCTTATGCTGGCGTCTTGGACGAGTTGCTCGTCTCTACCATGGACCTGATGGTGTGGCACGAGTGGCTGATGTTAACACAACCAGGGGCTGCCTTAGAAGACCCCTCACCCGCATCTGCCCACTTTTGGACGACGAATCTGTTGAAAGGAAATCTTTCAACGCGGGGGAGGATGTTTAGGCTTTCATTCATGAgaagatttattattacatatattttaagttaaagttttattgtataaagTTGCAACAcagtaaattagttttttacaaCTGGTATCACCGTTCCTGCCCAGGCGTCACTTTACTTGCAAGAGAGAATCGAAGCCATCAAAATGGAGTCGAATAATCCAGTaatcatttaacaaattattcatTATTCATATTCATGTAAGCGCAAACAgcatgtattagagtaaaaaaggacatgggttcataagcccgtggatgtataagacttgttaaaaaaaaaaaaaaaaaaaaaaaaaagcatctGAAGGTGCTGTGCGCCAACGCGAATGGCCGTCGCGACCACCCGGGGTCGCCTTCGGGCGGGTACGTGAGTGGACGCCGGGATCAATCCCGCATTTTGGAGTCCGGCTCACCTACCCCCCGCCGCGCAGATTGTGCTGCCGTTAATCGCCGACATGGCTCGGTGCGCAGTCCCACGGGCGGGTATGAAAGAGGGCCTCGGGTTCAAACCCGTACCTTTGCGTCCCCCTCGCCCCCACTTTCCCCGCGTGGCCAAGTAAGGTCACCTCCGGTCGTGTACAACGACTACCGTGATGCACGTCCGGTACGTTTGCCGTCTCCCCCTTTGGCGGAGCGTCCTCGCTTGGAACCGCGCAACCCTCGGTACGGACGCTCCCGGCGCTATGAACTGCCGATTATGGCTCGTGGCAGTCGTCACCGAGAGGATGTCGAGTTCAGACCCTTACCTCATTTTGACGCGTCGGCACAGGACAGCGGAGTTCGATCGCCGCCACGCCAACATTAGGATGTTGGCGTCTGCCCTCGCTATGCACCGTCCCCTTTTGAGACCGTCCTCTTGCCCACGGCTCATGTCAGGGTCTGGGGACGGACGGGCGCCTCGGTTGTAGTCCGAGCGATATTGGACACAGGCTCACAAGGGTGCATAGTCTCGTCTTGGTTGGTAGGGCAGACTGGCCTGaatattaaaagatattcaGATGTAATTAGAGGTGTCGGAAACGCCCCTGTGGCCACGGTTGAGGGACACGTTTGGTTTGAGTTCTCTCCCTCAAGTTCTCCACGCCCGACGCTGGGATCGTCGGCTATTGTGATGGAGAATATCTTGGGCAGTCACCCGCAAGTTCGTTTGTCTGCGGATGCGGTAAAATTGGCCGCCGATTTAAACTTGGCTGACCCTCAATTTGACCTACCTGGCATGGTCGATTTGTTACTTGGTGCCGATGTTCTAGCCAAAATATTGCTTGGCAAGGATCGTGTTTTGCAGCCAGGTGGCTTAGTAGCCCTCCGGACCATATTTGGGTTCGCATTAATGGGGCCTGTATTGAGGGCTCCCCCTTCTACCGAACTTGGAACGGCCTTGATGGTGGGCTCCGCTCTCTCTGACGCAGTGCAGAGATTTTGGGAAGTGGAAGAGCCACCACAAGCGCCCCGCTCTGATCCGGAACATGAGGAGTGTGAACTGTTCTACCAGAACAACACTAGCTACCTCCGTTCTGGCCGGATCATGACAAGATTGCCCTTTCTCGCCGTACGGCCGCCCCTGGGAGACTCGCGGCCTACTGCAGAGAAGCGTTTGTTGGCAATGGAACGCCGCATGAGCAGGGACCCTCTACTCAAAGAGAAGTATATTAACTTCATGCGGGAGTATGAAGATTTGGGACACATGTCTGTGTCAAAATTTGATTGGCGCTCGATGGAGCATTTTTTCCTCCCACATCATGCCGTCATAAAACCATCAAGTGGCAAGTTGCGCACAGTTTTTGATGGTTCTGCGCAGACCACATCGGGAGTGTCTTTGAACCAGTGTCTTCATCCTGGTCCCAAATTGCTTAAGGACCTTTGTGATGTCATTACACGGTTTCGTCGTCATCAATTTGTTTTTGTGGCCGACATCAAGATGATGTTCAGGCAAACGGTTATTCACCCTGATGATCGCCGATACCAGTTGATATTGTGGCGGGAAAACCCGCAAGATCCCATGCTTGTCTACGAGCTCAACAAGAACACATACGGGCTGCGGTCTAGCCCCTTTTTGGCCATACGCTCGCTTTGGGAGCTCGCAGATCGAGAGCGTATGTCGTTTCCTCGCGCTGCCGCCATTTTGAAGGAGGATCTATATGTCGATGACATATGCACTGGCGCGTCTACGGAGAGAGAGGCTCTCCTCTTGCGTGATGAGCTGATTGGCATCCTAGCCTCCGCAGGATATGAGTTGCGCAAATGGATCTCCAACTTACCTACGCTTTTGGATGGGCTTCCGGATGACCACCAGCAGGATCCTCACCTGTTTGAGAACCGTGACAATCCTACCATGATGACAGTACTTGGAATCCAGTACAGACCAGTTCAGGACATCTTCACATTTAACGTCGACTTGGATTCGCCTCATACTTGGACGAAACGACTTTTTCTGTCGACTGTCGCGAGAACGTTTGATCCCAATGGCTGGATATGCCCGGTCATATTCTGGGCCAAATGCTTCCTGCAGAGACTTTGGACTGCAGGTCTCGGATGGGACGAGCCACTCCGCGAAGCTGTTTTGGAGGATTGGCTCTTATTTGCTTCCTCATTGCCTGCCATTAATAGAATATCGTTACCCCGTGCTATGATTCCGCCAGGAAAGCATACAGCGTCCCATCATGGGTTCTCGGACGCTTCGGAACGTGGGTACGCAGCAGCCGTATATTTACGCACCGTGACCATGGATGGTCAGGTGAAGGTGTCGTTGGTCATGGCGAAGAGCAAGGTTGCGCCTCTTCGAACTGCCTTGACAATTCCCAAGTTAGAGTTGTCGGGGGCGGCCCTTCTTGCTCGCCTCTTGAATCACGTAATGTCAACGTTATGCCCGTCAGTTAACATTGCCACGGTCTATGCATGGACTGACAGTCAAATTGTTCTGTGTTGGCTGAAGGCGTCAGTCCACACCTTAGAGGTGTTTGTAGCGAATCGAGTCTCTCAGATTCAGAAATCGGAGACCCCGTTGATTTGGAGGCATGTGCCTGGCGAAGCCAACCCTGCTGATTGTGCGTCACGGGGATGTATGGCTCCCTTTTTGGTTGAGCACTCCCTGTGGTGGGGACCAGAGTGGTTGACTAGGTCAGAGCCTAATTGGCCGCGAACACCGGCCTTGGATACTGTCGCATTGCCTGGTTTGCGAACGCTTGCTATTGAACGGTAGGGCCGTCCGTTCGACCCAGACTTCCTATTGAATCGCTACAGCTCATTGGACAAATTGTTGTGTGTCACTGCTTGGATAAAGCGCTTCATAAGAAATTGTAGACACCCACAGAAAAAATGTTTGGAGGCGTTCTTATCGCCACAAGAGCTCCAGGATGCTCTTTTTCATTGGGTTCGCTCTGTGCAAGAGGCACACTTTGAAAATGAGATTGACATTTTGAGAAAGGGCAAATCCAAGCTGTCCGGGGCTATTTGCAAACTGAACCCCTTCTTGGACAGTGCGGGTCTTTTGCGAGTCGGAGGGCGTCTTAGGAACGCAAACATCCCTTATGGATCTCGTCACCCCTTCCTGTTGCCTAAGAGTGGCCACTTGGTTAGTTTGTTGGTGACTGATCGTCACATCAAGAATTCTCACGCCGGCTGTAATGCCTTATTGGCCATTTTACAGcgagaattttggattttatcgacCCGAAGGACGATCCGTAGTGTGGTCTTTCGCTGCATGCCTTGCTATAGGCTCAAGGCCTCTACCATGCAGCCTATGATGGGTGACCTGCCCTCGGATCGGGTCACAGAAACAAGGCCCTTTGCTAGAGTTGGTATGGACTTTGCAGGTCCCTTTTCGGTTAAGACCTCGACCCTCGGGAACAGTAAAACTGTCAAGGCTTATTTGTGCGTCTTTGTTTGCCTATCTACCAAGGCGGTACATTTGGAACTCGTTTCAGCCCTCTCGACAGAGGCCTTTGTTGCGACGCTAGATAGGTTCGTGTCACGACGAGGACTACCGTCCTTGATTCGGTCGGATtgcggcaccaacttcaaaggcACAAATAATTACTTAAGAGAGATATATGATTTTTTGTCGTCTAATGAGATTGAAATTGCGTCTAGACTAGCTAGTCGCAGAATAACTTGGAAGTTCAGCCCCGCGTCATGTCCCCACTGGGGAGGAATTTTTGAAAGCGTTGTAAAGGTTGCCAAGACACATTTGCGACGAGTAATTGGCGAGTCTATATTGACATTTGAAGAGCTCGCAACTGTGTTTTGCAAAATTGAAGCCGTTTTGAATTCACGCCCGTTGTGCCCGATCTCTTCAGACCCCAACGATTTGGAGGCCCTCACACCGGGTCATTTTTTGATTGGACAGCCACTGAACGCCCTGCCGGAATACCCCTTTGTTGATGTGAAATCCAATCGTTTCTCGCGGTTTGAATTGATCCAACAACTCACTCAGAGCTTTTGGAAGCGTTGGAAGCTAGAGTATTTGCATATTCTCCAGCAGCGCGTTAAGTGGACTGATAAGACTGATCCACCTCGTGTTGGTGACCTCGTACTGGTTAAGGACGCTAACTCACCGCCACTGTGTTGGCGCAGGGGGCGCATTCTCAACCTTGTCCTTGGAGCAGATGGTGTACCCCGTTTTGCTGAGGTTCGGGTAGACGGTTCGGTTCTGAAGAGAGCAGTATCAACTTTGTCGCGACTGCCAATTGATTAGCGGCCAGGTGGTCCTGGCCGAGGCGGGTAGATGTTATAAACCAAACATAGCAacactaaaaattgtataatatctaTGGCCGCGCTGAATCCGGCGCATAGGCTGACACTTCCGCTCGCTAACGTTTTAAGTTCTGACCGTTCCGAGAGAACTCGCTGCGCTTTTGTTGCTAAAAACCCTTTTTGTAACGTGATTACGTTCGGTTTAGATAATTTTAAGTGTATAATTTGCTTGTGTACGATTTAATTGCTAACTTGATTTGTAAGTAATCGGCCTGATTGCGACTGCTAAGTGCGCCGACACGTGCTCAAGTAATTGTTTGAAGACTTGTGTAATTTCATTGACTTGATCATTGCTTGAACTAATAATGTAAGCTTATATGTACTTGATAAGTTTGGAGTGACTCAATGTTGTATAATTTGCAACCCCTTGTTGGAGTCCACGTCACTCATCGACGGCTTCGTGATCTGTTGGGCTTGCCCTCTTCAGTTAAGTATAAATCAATTAGCATTTGATTTGGTTGGCCAGCTTTATCCTTTGTTAGTTAGATTTATACTCAGGGCAACGTCACCTACGAAGAAACATCAGGTAACTTTGACTTAATTATATGTTTAGCTCTGTGTTATCGCAGACAATTATGTACATCCCTTTTGTCCTGTGTCAACTTCCACTGCGCATCTATGAAACTCCAGGATGGATGATACATCGTCTTTTTTGA
Encoded proteins:
- the LOC123666112 gene encoding uncharacterized protein LOC123666112, whose amino-acid sequence is MTSTAFTVVRESCSGITTHLRWFSSAAALVTRENRTEALMDRYEKCPARLQQVETLYQRFLLHLEDVPMESFPKERRDQVHEDYVQIMDMADDIAQRAREVLALRAGVPPTRAPLKTPVGLLTKLPSLDLPRFDGRLDKWMGFIGLFESLVDSREDLGPSQKLAYLLSVLDGEARGFVQHLPICDGSYEVARSLLTKRYHNQRCLADAHIDQIMDLPIVSNAPQLRTELLNPLLIATNALNRLGLPVAQWSYLLLRIVLKRLPVSMRTRFEQEHARDEASPLPTFDQLLTFLENECRTGDVMVAVAPVGPSSPRPTNQRRTAQTTPKGKASPRFAVAQAARPDCRFCKSQGHRTAQCQVFVALHVSSRRRIAKARGWCFSCLGDHYQRACPDTHPCPICGGQHLKVPTLK
- the LOC123666113 gene encoding uncharacterized protein LOC123666113; protein product: MTEASSVSTVNAKELKDLCVRRSSVKGRITKFKTYLNSISSISLTSLQIGELQLRVDRIKKLSDEFDMLQSRIEVLNFENMTSELIERDNIEQDFCITIATGLQIIQNNQKDTSNTSSPREDQTVLEHSCCNHDRHEVNFKLPQIQIAKFDGSYFRWLDFRDSFLSLVHNNDRLQSIHKFHYLVSYLEGDAARIVSNIEISEANYNDAWILLCERYDNKKQLITHHLSALFNINTVARESERSLRFLIDHVTKNLRALATLGEPTDKWDTLIIHMVSSKLDNVTMVKWQEYRNTLDDVPTLKQFHKFLSDRSDVLESLNRNKPDKILSQSRPAIPLIRKNNFGERQLKSFAATSQINYRCVLCKGDHRIYNCPIFLSKNVEERKIEVSKLNLCPNCLRFGHSIRECHLGPCRECNKRHNTLLHITKNKTSSKIPTVENDSNLSNNHSLANFSKQNFNQIILSTALINVTNPNTNQSKTVRALLDCGSQSSFITQSLKQSLSLDSNPIHTINVIGIGNNSCDKVTESCNLKFNSLVNKDFSISLSCLVLKNLSGEIPIQSINIQQFKLPKNIQLADPTFDQPAPVEIIIGADIFWDILGSEQRSLGPNNPKLRSSKLGWLIGGPISTSTNNIHKSNYNHCLSNLSYFNKIDSQLSKFWELESVPQDPILSDTDKECENHFIRHTYRLPTGRFCVRLPLANTPDVLGDSYTLAKRRFLNLEKRLNKKPEMKSQYSNFINEYAQLGHLEKISTSNLGTSYFLCHHAVFKANSESTKLRVVFDGSARTSSGLSVNDIQLKGPNIQDSLFSILIRARQYKYLLTGDIEKMYRQILLHEEDRNLQLILWREDESKPLETYRLNTVTYGFKSASYLSTRCLWQLGEECDDDLIKTVIQHDFYVDDLITGADEEDTLLYIQKFVVEALRKGCFNLRKYRSNSKAIYQSDVVDSNDNLSISNSLNTLGLGWNSNTDNLHVSIQIPSSNVLTKRFILSSSFKIFDPLGLLSPCIIKPKLLLQLLWTEKLTWDEPVSDHINLEWKKFADNLHCLKSLDIPRRTLCDSPSFIELHSFSDASQSAYGACLYMRSLDTLGNVTVSLLCGKSKVAPIKPMTIPRLELCAALLSARLVKTTIDSLRYQNVRLIHWCDSSVVLGWLRADFSNLKTFVANRIVEICELTDANSWRYVPSSENPADLISRGVQPNEIVNMSLWWSGPSFLLKPECEWPQLIKNSDSILPEIKSHTATINSMDPVINIENYSKLNKLKRIVAYAHNYCSLLYGIRYGLSMVDA
- the LOC123666173 gene encoding uncharacterized protein LOC123666173, with product MTLRRFIARRGKPLEIFCDNGRNFVGAAKEIAIFLKSYSDSVLDFAIGEEIKFKFSPSYAPHFGGVWEAGVKSAKYHVKRVMGNTHLTFEEISTLFAQVEGILNSRPLCPLSSSPNDFLPLSPGHFLIGRPITALPAPELVEQKTTALQRYARLEQIRQHFWQRWHKEYISELQQRSKWRTKYGPVLKIGDLVLLQEENLPPLCWRLGRVARLYHGPDGVARVADVNTTRGCLRRPLTRICPLLDDESVERKSFNAGEDV
- the LOC123666114 gene encoding uncharacterized protein LOC123666114, whose protein sequence is MENILGSHPQVRLSADAVKLAADLNLADPQFDLPGMVDLLLGADVLAKILLGKDRVLQPGGLVALRTIFGFALMGPVLRAPPSTELGTALMVGSALSDAVQRFWEVEEPPQAPRSDPEHEECELFYQNNTSYLRSGRIMTRLPFLAVRPPLGDSRPTAEKRLLAMERRMSRDPLLKEKYINFMREYEDLGHMSVSKFDWRSMEHFFLPHHAVIKPSSGKLRTVFDGSAQTTSGVSLNQCLHPGPKLLKDLCDVITRFRRHQFVFVADIKMMFRQTVIHPDDRRYQLILWRENPQDPMLVYELNKNTYGLRSSPFLAIRSLWELADRERMSFPRAAAILKEDLYVDDICTGASTEREALLLRDELIGILASAGYELRKWISNLPTLLDGLPDDHQQDPHLFENRDNPTMMTVLGIQYRPVQDIFTFNVDLDSPHTWTKRLFLSTVARTFDPNGWICPVIFWAKCFLQRLWTAGLGWDEPLREAVLEDWLLFASSLPAINRISLPRAMIPPGKHTASHHGFSDASERGYAAAVYLRTVTMDGQVKVSLVMAKSKVAPLRTALTIPKLELSGAALLARLLNHVMSTLCPSVNIATVYAWTDSQIVLCWLKASVHTLEVFVANRVSQIQKSETPLIWRHVPGEANPADCASRGCMAPFLVEHSLWWGPEWLTRSEPNWPRTPALDTVALPGLRTLAIER